ACCATCGATACTTGGTATCCCGAAAATGATGAAATGAATGGGAGGCCAATTGCCATTGAGCCTTATGGGGCAGTTACCAATCTTGGACGAGCATATCGTACTCCTAAAGACAAAGCTGATTTTTACACACTGTTTGATCGTTGGGCTCGTGGAGAGAGTTTGAGCAATAAGCAAGATGAGCATTTTGTCATGGCTGTGCTTGTTCGGGGTGGCGTTTTTGGTGAAAGTGGCAAGGAGTAATGAATGGAGGTTTTTCAACAACTTACCCTTCTTCCCACACCAGAGGCCGGTGTTTATTTTTTATGGGAAAAAATATTTCAACAGGTTCACTTGGCCTTGGTTGAGATCCAGAACCCTGATGGCCAGATTTCTGTTGGCATTTCTTTTCCTGATTACGATGGGCAATCTCATTTTTTGGGTGAGCGTTGCAGGTTCTTTGCAACTGAAAGAGATTTATTGGAAAAACTTAGAATGAAACAATGGCTCTCACGTTTCAATGACTATGTTGATTTATCCGGTATAAGAGATGTTCCTGATCGGATTGATACTTATGCTGTTTATCGGCGTCTACAACCAAAATCTAGCATTGAACGTTTGGCGCGTCGAAAGGCAAAGCGAGAGGGACTTTCTTTTGAGCAGGCAATGGCATTTCTGCAAAGTTTTAAACCTCAAGAAGTGAGAACGCCTTATATTCTGATGAATAGTCATAGCTCTGAACGTCGGTTTCAGCTGTTTATTCAAAAAGAAGTGGTTGAGAATCCTGTGTCTGGGTATTTCTCAACCTATGGTTTAAGTAGTCACTCAACCGTGCCAGAATTTTGACCAATATTTTTGAGGCTTTTTAGAAACTAGATGAGTATTGGCTTTTGGCTCATATAATAATTGATTCATTTTTTTGCTATTTAGTGGCTTAAAGTCAGTTCTGATCAACTTATTAAGCTTTTTTATTATGGTTCACTGCCGCACAGGCAGCTTAGAAATTGGTGCGAAAATCGC
The sequence above is drawn from the bacterium (Candidatus Blackallbacteria) CG13_big_fil_rev_8_21_14_2_50_49_14 genome and encodes:
- the cas6f gene encoding type I-F CRISPR-associated endoribonuclease Cas6/Csy4 translates to MEVFQQLTLLPTPEAGVYFLWEKIFQQVHLALVEIQNPDGQISVGISFPDYDGQSHFLGERCRFFATERDLLEKLRMKQWLSRFNDYVDLSGIRDVPDRIDTYAVYRRLQPKSSIERLARRKAKREGLSFEQAMAFLQSFKPQEVRTPYILMNSHSSERRFQLFIQKEVVENPVSGYFSTYGLSSHSTVPEF